One window from the genome of Paramormyrops kingsleyae isolate MSU_618 chromosome 3, PKINGS_0.4, whole genome shotgun sequence encodes:
- the pkd2l1 gene encoding polycystin-2-like protein 1 translates to MLEKQAEAPFSVQMQCEMDSLGRRAWVNPAYSGSPPPSPLTISAICSTGTGPGNPYGVAGTPAANKGKPERHEKGKTAGCCSYITRGIRGLWGTTLTENTADDRELYMKTSLRELLIYVFFLVDICLLTYGMTSSSAYYYTQAMTDLFVNTASSSGVTFQSIGCQADFWSFTQGPLLDGLYWTTWYNNQPLLPQGHSFIYYENLLLGVPRIRQVKVKNNSCTVYKDFQQDIAGCYNSYDSQIEDKSPFGLINGTAWTYHTEAELDGSSQWGILTTYSGGGYYQDLQATMQESADVLQELMNNLWLDRGTRAVFIDFSTYNANINLFCVISLLVEFPAAGGAVTSYQFRTVKLIRYISTWDFFVFGCEMVFCLFILYYIVEEILELRIYRLSYFTSIWNILDVVVILLSIIAIIFNVFRTVQVNNLLGRLLKNPENYEDFHFLAFWQTQYNNMNAVNLFFAWIKIFKYISFNKTMTQLSSTLARCAKDIVGFAIMFFIVFFAYAQLGYLLFGSQVQTFSTFFTCISTQFRIILGDFDYDAIEQANRVLGPIYFVTFVFFVFFVLLNMFLAIINDTYSEVKEELSKDQDEFQFTNIIKQSYMKTFMKLKLKKEKISDVQKALQTESKELEFEEFRETLKEMGHSDHEISATFSTFDQDGNHVLDEEEQRRMKQELEAKRDALSAELQNLGKSYGDKELQESAELRNLEKTTAVNQEEFQRLMRQVAQLERSMAGLTSNVDSITAEVQWLQGNKSGQRDGRGKQAGAQDDRRSPDGTSLVNLEAGVREKIASFTAVAPAESAPSWGVEGTRPLFGQVSRPEITENIKLSVQPKSHL, encoded by the exons ATGCTGGAGAAGCAGGCGGAGGCTCCCTTCAGCGTGCAGATGCAGTGTGAGATGGACAGTCTGGGCCGTAGGGCCTGGGTTAATCCCGCCTACAGCGGCTCCCCTCCACCCTCGCCCCTCACCATCAGTGCCATCTGCAGTACCGGGACCGGCCCGGGGAATCCATACGGGGTGGCAGGGACCCCCGCGGCGAACAAGGGCAAGCCAGAGCGCCACGAGAAGGGGAAAACGGCAGGCTGCTGCTCGTACATCACCAGGGGGATACGCG GACTGTGGGGAACCACGCTGACAGAGAACACGGCGGACGACCGCGAGCTCTACATGAAGACCAGCCTGAGGGAGCTGCTCATTTATGTGTTCTTTCTAGTGGACATTTGTCTCT TGACATATGGCATGACCAGCAGCAGTGCCTACTACTACACTCAGGCCATGACCGATCTCTTCGTCAACACAGCAAGTAGCAGTGGGGTCACCTTTCAGTCCATTGGTTGTCAGGCAGACTTTTGGTCT TTCACACAGGGTCCCCTGCTGGACGGCCTCTACTGGACCACCTGGTACAACAACCAGCCTCTCCTACCCCAAGGACACTCCTTCATCTACTACGAGAATCTCCTTCTGGGAGTGCCCCGCATTCGGCAGGTCAAGGTCAAGAACAACTCTTGCACCGTCTACAAGGACTTTCAGCAAGACATCGCAGGCTGTTACAACTCGTACGACAGCCAGATAGAGGATAAGAGTCCATTTGGCCTCATCAACGGAACTGC CTGGACCTACCACACAGAGGCGGAGCTCGACGGTTCGTCTCAGTGGGGAATTCTGACAACATACTCCGGGGGGGGCTATTACCAGGATCTGCAGGCGACAATGCAAGAGTCCGCTGATGTTCTGCAGGAGCTCATGAACAACCTGTGGCTAGACCGAGGAACCAGGGCCGTCTTCATTGACTTCTCCACCTACAACGCCAACATCAACCTGTTTTGTGTCATCAG CCTGCTTGTTGAGTTTCCTGCTGCTGGGGGCGCTGTCACTTCCTACCAGTTCAGGACGGTGAAGCTGATTCGCTACATCAGCACCTGGGACTTCTTTGTCTTTGGCTGTGAGATGGTTTTTTGCCTCTTCATTTTGTACTACATCGTGGAGGAGATTTTGGAACTTCGTATCTACAGATTGTCCTACTTCACCAGCATCTGGAACATTCTGGATGTGGTGGTCATACTG CTTTCCATCATTGCTATTATATTCAACGTCTTTCGGACAGTCCAAGTGAACAATTTACTGGGAAGGCTTTTGAAAAACCCGGAAAATTATGAAGACTTCCATTTTCTTGCGTTTTGGCAAACTCAGTATAACAACATGAACGCAGTCAACCTGTTCTTCGCATGGATTAAG ATATTTAAATACATCAGCTTCAACAAGACGATGACTCAGCTGTCATCGACACTGGCTCGCTGCGCCAAGGACATCGTGGGCTTCGCCATCATGTTCTTCATCGTCTTCTTCGCCTACGCTCAGCTCGGATACCTGCTCTTTGGCTCCCAAGTGCAGACGTTCAGCACCTTCTTTACGTGCAT CTCCACTCAGTTCAGAATAATCCTGGGGGATTTCGACTATGATGCCATTGAGCAAGCCAACAGGGTCCTGGGGCCCatatattttgttacatttgtgtTCTTCGTCTTCTTCGTTCTCCTG AACATGTTCCTGGCTATTATCAATGACACATATTCTGAAGTTAAGGAGGAATTATCTAAGGATCAGGATGAGTTTCAGTTCACCAACATCATCAAACAG AGTTACATGAAGACATTTATGAAACTGAAACTTAAAAAAGAGAAGATCTCAGACGTGCAGAAGGCCTTGCAGACTGAATCTAAAGAACTTGAGTTTGAGGAGTTCAGGGAAACGCTGAAGGA AATGGGCCACAGTGATCATGAGATTTCAGCGACCTTCTCTACGTTTGACCAGGATGGAAACCATGTTCTGGATGAAGAAGAGCAGAGGAGGATGAAGCAGGAGCTGGAAGCTAAACGG GACGCTCTCAGTGCCGAGCTACAGAACCTTGGAAAAAGCTATGGGGACAAAGAGCTTCAGGAGTCTGCAGAGCTCCGCAACTTGGAGAAGACCACCGCTGTCAACCAGGAGGAGTTTCAAAG GCTCATGAGGCAGGTTGCACAGCTGGAGCGCTCAATGGCCGGGCTCACGTCCAATGTTGATTCCATCACGGCTGAGGTGCAGTGGCTGCAGGGGAACAAAAGCGGACAGAGAGACGGCCGGGGCAAACAGGCGGGGGCCCAG GATGACAGACGTTCTCCTGATGGAACCTCCTTAGTGAACCTGGAAGCTGGAGTGCGAGAGAAGATTGCATCCTTCACAGCGGTTGCCCCTGCGGAGAGCGCCCCTTCCTGGGGGGTTGAGGGGACACGCCCCCTGTTTGGCCAAGTATCACGGCCTGAGATTACAGAGAACATCAAGCTCAGTGTTCAGCCAAAGAGCCATCTGTAG
- the tial1 gene encoding nucleolysin TIAR isoform X3 yields MTTGKSKGYGFVSFYNKLDAENAIVHMGGQWLGGRQIRTNWATRKPPAPKNVQENNSKQLRFEDVVNQSSPQNCTVYCGGIQSGLSEQLMRQTFSPFGQIMEIRVFPEKGYSFIRFSTHDSAAHAIVSVNGTTIEAHVVKCYWGKESPDMAKNFQQVDYAQWGQWNQVYGNPQQYSQYMSNGWQVPSYGMYSQAWNQQGFGMEDSILAAAAQNISRQTQSPAWMSGFGAQPGQGQAAPVMPSQPSFGMAGYQTQ; encoded by the exons ATGACCACTGGGAAATCTAAGGGGTATGGATTTGTGTCCTTCTATAACAAACTG GATGCAGAGAATGCCATTGTGCACATGGGGGGCCAGtggctgggggggcggcagatTCGCACCAACTGGGCCACGCGCAAACCACCAGCGCCGAAGAACGTGCAGGAGA ATAACTCCAAGCAGTTGAGATTCGAAGATGTGGTGAATCAGTCGAGTCCTCAAAACTGCACGGTTTATTGCGGTGGAATACAGTCAGGACTCTCGG AGCAACTTATGCGGCAAACGTTTTCACCGTTTGGCCAAATAATGGAAATCCGAGTTTTCCCAGAAAAGGGCTACTCCTTCATCAG GTTCTCCACCCACGACAGCGCCGCTCACGCCATCGTGTCCGTAAACGGCACGACCATCGAGGCCCACGTCGTGAAGTGCTACTGGGGCAAGGAGTCTCCCGACATGGCCAAGAACTTCCAGCAG GTGGATTACGCCCAGTGGGGCCAGTGGAACCAAGTTTATGGGAACCCCCAGCAGTACAGCCAGTACATGAGCAACGGCTGGCAGGTTCCGTCCTACGGGATGTACAGCCAGGCCTGGAACCAGCAGGGCTTCGGCATGGA GGACTCCATCTTGGCGGCGGCAGCACAGAACATATCGAG GCAGACCCAGTCCCCCGCCTGGATGAGCGGCTTCGGGGCCCAGCCCGGCCAGGGACAGGCGGCGCCCGTCATGCCCAGTCAGCCCAGCTTCGGCATGGCCGGCTACCAGACGCAGTGA
- the tial1 gene encoding nucleolysin TIAR isoform X2 has protein sequence MSAWQTKDARVVKDMTTGKSKGYGFVSFYNKLDAENAIVHMGGQWLGGRQIRTNWATRKPPAPKNVQENNSKQLRFEDVVNQSSPQNCTVYCGGIQSGLSEQLMRQTFSPFGQIMEIRVFPEKGYSFIRFSTHDSAAHAIVSVNGTTIEAHVVKCYWGKESPDMAKNFQQVDYAQWGQWNQVYGNPQQYSQYMSNGWQVPSYGMYSQAWNQQGFGMEDSILAAAAQNISRQTQSPAWMSGFGAQPGQGQAAPVMPSQPSFGMAGYQTQ, from the exons ATGAGTGCATGGCAGACCAA AGACGCTCGTGTCGTGAAGGATATGACCACTGGGAAATCTAAGGGGTATGGATTTGTGTCCTTCTATAACAAACTG GATGCAGAGAATGCCATTGTGCACATGGGGGGCCAGtggctgggggggcggcagatTCGCACCAACTGGGCCACGCGCAAACCACCAGCGCCGAAGAACGTGCAGGAGA ATAACTCCAAGCAGTTGAGATTCGAAGATGTGGTGAATCAGTCGAGTCCTCAAAACTGCACGGTTTATTGCGGTGGAATACAGTCAGGACTCTCGG AGCAACTTATGCGGCAAACGTTTTCACCGTTTGGCCAAATAATGGAAATCCGAGTTTTCCCAGAAAAGGGCTACTCCTTCATCAG GTTCTCCACCCACGACAGCGCCGCTCACGCCATCGTGTCCGTAAACGGCACGACCATCGAGGCCCACGTCGTGAAGTGCTACTGGGGCAAGGAGTCTCCCGACATGGCCAAGAACTTCCAGCAG GTGGATTACGCCCAGTGGGGCCAGTGGAACCAAGTTTATGGGAACCCCCAGCAGTACAGCCAGTACATGAGCAACGGCTGGCAGGTTCCGTCCTACGGGATGTACAGCCAGGCCTGGAACCAGCAGGGCTTCGGCATGGA GGACTCCATCTTGGCGGCGGCAGCACAGAACATATCGAG GCAGACCCAGTCCCCCGCCTGGATGAGCGGCTTCGGGGCCCAGCCCGGCCAGGGACAGGCGGCGCCCGTCATGCCCAGTCAGCCCAGCTTCGGCATGGCCGGCTACCAGACGCAGTGA
- the LOC111855077 gene encoding protein phosphatase 1K, mitochondrial-like: MSAAAFILGRHGKAFLMRATGGCTVGHPRCLSGGRGHRAWLAVARSGLEQQADWESLGIWLDGPVDLPPTSSYFSGVLRKPSVSSVGHASQRGKRRENEDRFSISRLSEDVMVFAVFDGHGGDSAAEFCSRNLSHLIQRNLKQEMDLESVLMKSFLQVDANFLQSFRDTEHDEFLSSGTTATVALLRQESELVVASVGDSRAVLCREGKAELLTEDHSARRKDEQQRIQESGGFIHWNSVGEPYVNGRLAMTRSIGDFRLKPYGVIALPEITAVNVDHENDSFLVLMTDGVSGIMESQEMCDIVKKCQDPSEAASIVNDQALQYGTLDNVTTLVVPFGAWGKHKRAFPPTSFGRMMMASCRWS, translated from the exons ATGTCAGCCGCTGCTTTTATTCTCGGCCGTCATGGGAAGGCTTTCCTGATGCGAGCCACAGGGGGGTGCACTGTGGGCCACCCAAGGTGCCTGTCGGGGGGTAGGGGGCACCGGGCGTGGCTGGCGGTGGCAAGGAGCGGCCTGGAGCAGCAGGCTGACTGGGAGAGCCTGGGCATCTGGCTCGACGGCCCTGTGGACCTGCCGCCCACATCCTCGTACTTCAGTGGCGTCCTGCGGAAGCCGAGTGTGTCCAGCGTGGGACACGCCAGCCAAAGGGGCAAAAGGAGGGAGAACGAGGACCGCTTCTCCATATCCCGGCTCTCCGAGGACGTCATGGTCTTCGCCGTTTTCGACGGTCACGGCGGAGACTCTGCTGCTGAATTCTGCTCCAGGAATCTCAGCCATCTTATTCA GAGAAATCTCAAACAAGAGATGGATCTGGAATCAGTTCTCATGAAATCCTTCCTTCAAGTTGATGCAAACTTTCTTCAGAGCTTTAGGGACACAGAACATG ACGAGTTCCTGTCTTCCGGAACGACGGCCACTGTAGCTCTGCTGCGGCAGGAGTCCGAGCTCGTGGTTGCCAGTGTGGGGGACAGCCGGGCCGTCCTGTGTCGGGAAGGCAAAGCCGAGCTCCTGACAGAGGATCACAGCGCCAGGAGGAAGGACGAGCAGCAGAG GATACAGGAGTCTGGTGGTTTCATTCACTGGAACAGCGTAGGGGAACCTTACGTCAATGGAAGACTGGCAATGACGAGGAGCATCGGGGATTTCCGACTGAAGCCTTACGGGGTTATTGCGCTGCCAGAGATCACAGCCGTAAAT GTGGACCACGAGAATGACAGCTTCCTCGTTCTGATGACAGACGGTGTGAGTGGAATCATGGAGAGTCAGGAAATGTGTGACATCGTGAAGAAGTGCCAGGATCCATCAGAGGCTGCCTCCATCGTCAACGACCAA GCTCTGCAGTATGGAAcgctggacaatgtgaccacaCTGGTAGTCCCGTTCGGGGCCTGGGGCAAACACAAGCGTGCCTTTCCCCCTACCAGTTTTGGGAGGATGATGATGGCAAGTTGCCGCTGGAGCTGA
- the tial1 gene encoding nucleolysin TIAR isoform X1, with the protein MLGMRALGFPDSPVSAIFYLVPDKEIEQNWSDRHQNIEGYHNIHTSIYPNMEEDSHPKTLYVGNLSRDVTEVLILQLFTQIGPCKSCKMITEHTSNDPYCFVEFYEHRDAAAALAAMNGRKILGKEVKVNWATTPSSQKKDTSNHFHVFVGDLSPEITTEDIKAAFAPFGKISDARVVKDMTTGKSKGYGFVSFYNKLDAENAIVHMGGQWLGGRQIRTNWATRKPPAPKNVQENNSKQLRFEDVVNQSSPQNCTVYCGGIQSGLSEQLMRQTFSPFGQIMEIRVFPEKGYSFIRFSTHDSAAHAIVSVNGTTIEAHVVKCYWGKESPDMAKNFQQVDYAQWGQWNQVYGNPQQYSQYMSNGWQVPSYGMYSQAWNQQGFGMEDSILAAAAQNISRQTQSPAWMSGFGAQPGQGQAAPVMPSQPSFGMAGYQTQ; encoded by the exons ATGCTGGGCATGCGCGCTCTGGGGTTTCCTGACTCGCCGGTTTCCGCCATTTTCTATCTTGTACCGGATAAAGAAATTGAACAGAATTGGTCTGATCGTCATCAAAACATTGAAGGGTACCATAATATCCATACTTCGATATATCCGAATATGGAGGAAGACAGCCACCCCAAAACGCT CTATGTGGGTAACTTATCCAGAGATGTAACAGAAGTTCTAATTCTTCAGCTGTTCACCCAGATCGGACCTTGCAAAAGCTGTAAAATGATCACTGAG CACACAAGCAACGACCCCTATTGTTTTGTGGAGTTCTATGAGCACAGGGACGCCGCCGCTGCCCTCGCCGCGATGAACGGGAGGAAGATCCTGGGCAAG gaGGTCAAAGTTAATTGGGCCACAACTCCCAGCAGTCAGAAGAAAGACACATCCA ATCACTTCCACGTCTTTGTTGGGGATTTGAGTCCTGAGATAACTACAGAAGACATCAAAGCCGCTTTTGCTCCCTTTGGTAAAATCTC AGACGCTCGTGTCGTGAAGGATATGACCACTGGGAAATCTAAGGGGTATGGATTTGTGTCCTTCTATAACAAACTG GATGCAGAGAATGCCATTGTGCACATGGGGGGCCAGtggctgggggggcggcagatTCGCACCAACTGGGCCACGCGCAAACCACCAGCGCCGAAGAACGTGCAGGAGA ATAACTCCAAGCAGTTGAGATTCGAAGATGTGGTGAATCAGTCGAGTCCTCAAAACTGCACGGTTTATTGCGGTGGAATACAGTCAGGACTCTCGG AGCAACTTATGCGGCAAACGTTTTCACCGTTTGGCCAAATAATGGAAATCCGAGTTTTCCCAGAAAAGGGCTACTCCTTCATCAG GTTCTCCACCCACGACAGCGCCGCTCACGCCATCGTGTCCGTAAACGGCACGACCATCGAGGCCCACGTCGTGAAGTGCTACTGGGGCAAGGAGTCTCCCGACATGGCCAAGAACTTCCAGCAG GTGGATTACGCCCAGTGGGGCCAGTGGAACCAAGTTTATGGGAACCCCCAGCAGTACAGCCAGTACATGAGCAACGGCTGGCAGGTTCCGTCCTACGGGATGTACAGCCAGGCCTGGAACCAGCAGGGCTTCGGCATGGA GGACTCCATCTTGGCGGCGGCAGCACAGAACATATCGAG GCAGACCCAGTCCCCCGCCTGGATGAGCGGCTTCGGGGCCCAGCCCGGCCAGGGACAGGCGGCGCCCGTCATGCCCAGTCAGCCCAGCTTCGGCATGGCCGGCTACCAGACGCAGTGA